tataaaattgTTATGTCCATGCTTCTGAAGCTTCATAGTTAAAGAGCTTAATTCGCTGAACCGTACACGCTTAAACCTTCTCCCATCTTCCCGGGTGCTACAGCTGCACCATGTCGTCAAACATGATCGACCGCCTTCGTAGCAAGAAGAGCGCCAGAAGTCTCaacgacaaggacaaggtcttGAGGAAGCTCAGCCCTGTGTGAGTGCTACCCTGATCCGCAGTCTCAAAGGTAGAGCTAACGTCCTCCAGTGAACACCTCCAAGCTGCTCATTATTCGTTAGGAGCAATTATCGGCTGTGCGATATCATGTCGTTATCGAATCCCCGGAGCACTACTCGCCACGGACGCTGCATCATTccaggttgttgttgagaatgccTTCGCCCGCGCTATTCTAATGCATCCGCTGTTCACGGTTGGACGAATCAACGCGGACTCTAAGAAGCAATACTGGGTACGACTCGATCAGATTGACTTGAGTAAGCATATAGAATGGCGGACCGTCTCTGATCAAGATTCGTACGAATCAGTCCTTCATGCTACCTTGGAATGGCAAGTCAATGAGCCTTATACGAATCTTGAAACCCAGCCTGGTTGGAGGGCGACTGTACTGAAACCAGCCGAATCTAACTTTATCGATGTTATCTTTGCCTGGGAGCATACCGCGGCAGATGGGAAAAGCGGTAAACTCTTCCAGGCCAGTCTTTTCACTTGTTTCAACACacaagatgatggcaccGTGATTCTCAAAGACCGCATCTTCGAGGTCCCAAATACAGAAATCACGCCTCCATTGCATCACCTGATCAAGTTACCCGTTTCCCTGCATTTCATCGTCGGCGAGTTCGGACGGGATATTATCGCTTCGATAAAAGCAAAAGAACTACCTCACATGGCGACATGGGCGCCAATACCAACAGAACCGTCGACGACGAGAATGGTGGCGACGAAAGTTGCGAAGAGTGCACTAAAGCCTGTCCTTAACGCGTGTCGTCAGCACGAGACGACCTTGACGGGGCTTATGCACGCACTCATTGCGGTATCGATGGCGACGAGACTGGCGGAGATCAAGGCTTCTGCGTTCTTATGCGGTACACCTGTATGTCTGAGACAGTTTCAGAAGCCAGGACATCAGAGCATCGACATGAACAAGACGGCCATTAACAGCGTGGCATACTGGCCGTTTACTTTTGACAAAGAACTCGTGGCCAAGGTTCGGGAACAGATGAATGAGGCTCAAATAAAGCCGAACATGAGCACAAATCTGGAAGAAACGGTCTGGTCCTCTGCTAAAGCGATACGGGATGGTCTATCTGCCAAGCTGGACTTGGGCACGAAGAATGACCATATTGGGCTGGCCAAGTTTGTCAAGGACTGGCAATCTTTCGTCAAGGACCATGGCAAAACGCGATCGTATTCATGGGAGATAAGCAATCTTGGCGTCATACAGGGAAAGGCGGACGGTGAGGGTGATAAGTGGGCTATTGAGAGTGCGACATTCACACAGACTGCGCCCACATTTGGTTCGGCGTTGACATTCAGTGTCATCTCTGCTCAGGGCGGGGACTTGGTAATAACGAATACGTGGCAGgttggggttgttgaggaggaattAGCTCTTGGTGTGAGCTCTGATTTGGAGGGTTGGTTGAATGAGTTGGGGAGCACCGGGAGTATCAATTTTGCAAAAGGTCAGATGCCGAGCTGAGGACTAGCAGTAAATTCTTGGAGTCAGCGGGGAAGGAGATTTGTCTTAGTACGGACAGAGTGATACCACCTATTGATGATTCAATGTTTGTATTCAGTATACTTAGTACTACACCGTCTTAACTCGTCATATATTCTCAAAGTATGGCCCCAACAACCCATAATGGTATACTCGTAACGTATCATTCGACTCAAGATATCTTCAGCGATTTTCTAGTTGGCCTTTGTTGAGCTTTTAGATGAGATGCGTGCTTGTCAGGATATCTTGATTGAGTATGTCGCCACGCCAAACAACAGATTGACAGAATAGTTAATAGTAGACTTATAATAATGAAATGCAGTGATCCAGCAGATTGAATGTCCCAAGACACTTCCCTGTGGGTGGCATTCCAAGAAGGAAGGTCTAGGTTATCACTCCAGGATAGCCGCCCTGGAGGAGGTGGCAGCGATTTTGCCAAGGCGGCTTTGCAATCCTCCGAGACGTGTCCAGCCTTCTAAAACATAATCAGCATGATTCACACCTTTGATATTAGGCTACTTACTGAGTCTTCCTTACACTGGTTTAGATAATCCTTAAGGGCAGACCACTCGGCGAGTTTGAGCTGCTTGTCCGAGAGCAGCAGGCCACGAAAGGCTGGAACAAGAGCGGCAATTGATACTACTGTGCTAACAAAAGCGAGGATCCAACCGCAAAGAGACAAGAAGTGCTTTTGAAATAGCTTGTGAAAGTTTCGGGCTCTGGAAACGGGTTGATGGTCAGGCGGCCCTAGCTCAATGTCTCGCGACAGAGGCACCAAATGGCCTGAAGCTTGGCCAGGTCTTGATACGTCATCTGGTGCCATCAAGATCCGCAGTTCTCTAGGAGAAAAATTGAAGAGAAATGTTGAGAGGGTTGAGATGAAATTTGATGTGACATGACGCGGTCAATGGGCAGCAAGGTCAGCTTATCTTTGTGGCTTGCTTTATCCAACCAGAAGTTGTAATCACCTTAGCATAGCCACCGGCAAGGTTGAAAATGAAGCAATCCTTCCCTGCATTATCTATCACATTTCAAATTATGCCTAGTTCAGACGGATGATGATTTTACTGGTTGCTTCAGTCAATTTCCAAATCTCTCCAAAAACGGGGTTTGATTATGAAGGGGCCCAAGCTTGCTATCAATGATGACCATTGTTCTCGTGGGCTGATAGTCCCTCTCCTGTTTagtcgttgagcttgatcaaGAGACTTCATCAccgatcttgaagagctaGTAGTCAGATCCAAGAATATGCTGCTCTTTTGAAATGTCGTATCTGgtctatatatactgcaaCAAAAAGCCAACCTAGCCATATCAGAGCTTCCGCCTCCTCATCCGAACAGCGACCTTGCCCTTGGGCGGAATAGTTCCAAACGGAAAGTAATCCATGTTCGGCCTAACCCTACTCGCAGCTTCGGGGTCAAGAAGTTGAATGTCAAACGCACGCAGAGCAACTGCCGCTGCAGCTATGAGTTCCTGTTTGGCGAAGAATCGACCAGGGCACATTCTTGTCCCGCCTCCGTAAGGATACCAATATCCCAGCGTTCCATCAAGAGTAGACCGTGCTTTACGATCGTCCCCTGAGGAACGCTTTGCAGGCTTGTCGGCAGAAGCAGTTGGTCGAACTGGACCGCTAGTCGGGTCGTTCTGGTAGACCAGAAATCTCTCTGCCCAGAACGACTCAACGGGATGCTCTTCAGTTCCTCCAGGCTTTACATGTCCAGTGTTCCAAAAGTCGGGATCATGGCCGCCAACCCAGGATGAGGATAGCATGCCAACGCCCTGCTTGAACTGCCACTTTCCGAATTTGAGATTGGGGATGATGGGTGTTCGTCCAACGGGTGAAGCGACGCGAAGACGCAGCGTCTCGAGGTAGATGGAGTTGATCAGGGGGCCGGAGCAGAGCCTTTCGATATCGAAAGAGAGGGACTTGTCGATGAATGAACGCTGCATCTCAGCCATTACTCTGTCCTTCAGGTCCTTGTCGAGTAAGATATCGAGGAGGATCCACATGCCAGCGGGAATGGCATTAGCATTTACCCTGCGAGTCATTAGCCAAGCCCATAGTCTAAGTTAGTAGTTACTCGACTTACGCCCACATGAgcccaaggtcaagagcagCACCACCTCGCGGAGTCATCCCAACGCTCTGAAACATCTTCTGTCTAGCACTCATCAACTTCGTACCAAACTCCGATGTCCATTCCTCCCTGATGACACCGTCTTCATCAGTAAAGTCAAATAGCTTGTTTCCATACTCATGGTACCGCAGCATGCTCTCGAGGCACTTGTCTCTGGCTGCATAACTCTTCGGAACAAGCCATCGAGGCATCCGCCTGAAAAGATCGGGAAGCTGATAGTCAAAAACCCAAAAGTCCTCAATGAAAGTCGGCGAGAGTTCGAGGAACTTATCACCACATAGTGCAGTTATTGCAGCGCGGAAAAGGTTGTTCTTAAGCCACTCGTAAAGATCATCGACCTCAGTCCACTCGCCTTCACTGAAACTGGTATCTTTCTCGATCATGTCAGAGTAGACCTCGACAAATTTTGCAGTCATGGAGTTTAGTGGCCCTCCTGTCAAAAGAGCATGCAAATCACGATGGTGAACAAAGTCAAATCTCTTCAATGGATCAACATGTCCATATTTagaatcatcatcgacataGATTGGCATATCACACTCTGGCAAGCCAAAAGCATCTCGAACCGTCATGACACCAAGGGACTTGGTAGTCAAGTGTCGCGAcgccttgaagagctcaaTGATAGGCTGGCCGTGAGGAATAAAGTACATAGGCTCAGCGCCGACAAAGATACGAAGCGGGACTTTGCCGAATTTGGATCTGGACTCGGAGATCAGTGGAGGAAATAGACTTATCGGCCCGGGAGAACTCACAGGATAGACGATAAGAAGCGCTCAGTGTCGAAAGCGAAGCCAATTGTGTTTCCTACGTACGGGATCCAGTACGGAACCCTCGGGGGCTCTCGTGCGCTTTGACCATGCTGATAGCCATTATTGCCGAAGGACGTGAAGACGTATGTCACGATGAAGGGGAGAATGACGAGGCTGAGGACTTTGAAGTAGGTTGTCGTCTCTGTCGCTGTGCCTGGATTGGCTGCGGCAGTCTCGCTGGTGTTCATTGTGCCACGGCGAAAGGGGTTGAGTGGTTGAGATTGGATGCTGACATGTTGATTGCCATTTTGACCGCTATCGAAAACGAGTGATGTGATTGGCGAGGTGGGAGATTTGATCAAACTTAATGTAAAGGGTTAACGTCAGATAcggggaaaccggccacccccagaaaccggccacccttAATAAAACACTaagaataaaatataattaggaacttaattaattaattatcaCTATATTTttctaatttaataaaatttatattagtaaatatttagataaaattaagtataaaaatctttaagttttaattttctAATGCAATTTAACGttctttatagttataacactttttatatctatttgcaagcctttaaaattattagtacctttataaacttagcatttctattatatataactttctttctcttttttaaaagatattcctCTTATTCtacctataatattataatttctCGTTTTTAATGCTTAATTAGgaagttataactattaagttaactgctaatcttcTAGAAAAGCAGCCTAATAGCCAGGTTATTAGAGATAACgcttaaaataacttaaaggacttaataaagctatatagataattaggAAGTTATAAGAAAACTAGAATTTTTCAGTTTTGCTAgaaaaatagctataataatagaagtaGGTATCTTAGGAGTTTAagtaactattaggtttattaagacctttactagattaactagctataatCTAGTTACTTTCTAGCTAATTAAGgcatttaactttataatagctttcttttaggctttattataattatataagaagGTAATCTTACTGatataacttaaatctataataaaagtaagatttaagAGGAATTTTTAATATGCCTTCTTTAACAGTctaaagactataatatctaatagttaaaggatataagaagtatatactaaaaggaaaagtataaatatattattattataacacttaaataagaagttattagttatataacttctataacCATTAAGGATTAATAGATAAGGTTCTTTAGgatttttaggctttattaataaaataaatactatttttaactaaattaatgcaatataattatttatctagCCTTTCTTACTGCTAGTAAATTTCTAGTCTTTTAAGAAGTTTAATTTCTctaaaaaatactattattagactgttttccctttaaaaattactaaaGGTCTTAGGACCTTCcctattactaaaatatacttaaggaTTATAATCTAAGTGTTACGACCCCAGTATTTACGTCACATATGTATAAGGGGCCTATAATCTTTATCTAATAAGAATGCAACTAATATTAGAGGataaacctaataatagACCAATCCTATATAGGACTGACTAACATTAAACCAATAGCAGTCTAGAAATGCATCGCGCCAGGACCAAcaataaccttatatatagtcGACCCTACTAAAGACATtctagtatatatatacatttaTTTAGCattaaatagaacttagcttattagctattaataaagcatctttatattaataagcctaatatatattacttaattattaagagatataataccttataaagcttagtattataccttacattatctataaatataaacctaatatagactaaTTTACCTGTTTAGAAACCTAACcgttatatattaatagctcttatttagACTGTACTGCATAACGCTAAGCAATACTAACGTAATAACACCTATAACTCCTATCTAACCTCCTAATGCCAGATATATATAGCATATCCTATAATAGGAAGTTCCCCCTAATATAGAGGACATtcttatagaaattaataaagaagaagaagaagatattgCTCTAGCCTACCTAACTACTCACAAAGAGGAAGTTATAAAGCTTAGGCATAAgtttatatatcttaactAGCAGTATAATACACTActaagtaattttaaaaagaatattaggATTTcctaaaattaaattaaaagactaaagaaaAAGGTAACTAAACTTACTAAACTTACTAAAGCCCTTAGGGCTAAAGTAGAAAAGAGTTAAAAGCTCTATAGagagtatattaagtatactaTAGTGCTTACTGTTATAGGAAAGGATCCTAAAGAAATCTTATAACCCTATTAGCCAGACTTATTTAATAGTGACGCAGATAAGCTTTAAGGATTCCTTATTAGTCTCTAAAGTTACTAGATATATTACcctatttaatttactacTAAAGAACTTAGGGTTAGATATAGAATAGGATTCCTTAAGGATAAAGTATTGCGACTTATAGAACctattatctataattatattaataatcctaaagagaaataataGGAAATAATAAAGTGCGtctataaaaagtataaatactttaaagaTAAACTTAAGAATGCCTTTAGAGTTATAGATAAAAAACAAactatagaaataaaaatccaataacttaaataataaggatCTGCAGCAAACTATCTAGCTAAATATTGCTATTAGGCAGCTagacttaattaaggtaaagaagcatatatagtataggtaTATTTAGGACTTAAGTTAGAAGTTAAGGatactatagttaatatcAGAcctaagcctaaaaacctaaataaaCTAGCcaatattactataaaaattaataactaataattCAAATAACAATAAGAAAAGCAAgctaaaaagaatagaggATTATATAACCCctaatagaatataaaatAACAGAATGCCAATTAAAGCAAGAAATAACTA
This DNA window, taken from Fusarium fujikuroi IMI 58289 draft genome, chromosome FFUJ_chr11, encodes the following:
- a CDS encoding related to cytochrome p450 7a1; its protein translation is MNTSETAAANPGTATETTTYFKVLSLVILPFIVTYVFTSFGNNGYQHGQSAREPPRVPYWIPYVGNTIGFAFDTERFLSSILSKFGKVPLRIFVGAEPMYFIPHGQPIIELFKASRHLTTKSLGVMTVRDAFGLPECDMPIYVDDDSKYGHVDPLKRFDFVHHRDLHALLTGGPLNSMTAKFVEVYSDMIEKDTSFSEGEWTEVDDLYEWLKNNLFRAAITALCGDKFLELSPTFIEDFWVFDYQLPDLFRRMPRWLVPKSYAARDKCLESMLRYHEYGNKLFDFTDEDGVIREEWTSEFGTKLMSARQKMFQSVGMTPRGGAALDLGLMWAVNANAIPAGMWILLDILLDKDLKDRVMAEMQRSFIDKSLSFDIERLCSGPLINSIYLETLRLRVASPVGRTPIIPNLKFGKWQFKQGVGMLSSSWVGGHDPDFWNTGHVKPGGTEEHPVESFWAERFLVYQNDPTSGPVRPTASADKPAKRSSGDDRKARSTLDGTLGYWYPYGGGTRMCPGRFFAKQELIAAAAVALRAFDIQLLDPEAASRVRPNMDYFPFGTIPPKGKVAVRMRRRKL